A single genomic interval of Malania oleifera isolate guangnan ecotype guangnan chromosome 13, ASM2987363v1, whole genome shotgun sequence harbors:
- the LOC131146483 gene encoding carbonic anhydrase 2-like isoform X1: MEAGIAMPKNSCEEAIEGLKRLLSEKESLEDVATEKIKKLIIELQRTDPSCDPVVQRIIKGFLHFKTHKFDKYPEYYHELAQGQHPKFLVFACSDSRVSPSNILDFQPGEAFMARNIANLVPAFNQLRYSGVGAIIEYAVAELKVENILVIGHSRCGGIKQLMSLPDVGPHQNDFIDDWVKIGLPAKAKVMEEYGNLPFEEQCKHCEKEAVDMSLTNLLSYPYVRDGVANGTLALRGGYYDFVEGKFLLWEADFGLAVPISIK, encoded by the exons ATG GAAGCTGGCATTGCTATGCCTAAGAATTCATGTGAGGAGGCCATTGAAGGACTGAAGAGACTTCTCAG TGAGAAGGAAAGCTTGGAAGATGTAGCTACAgaaaaaatcaagaagctgataATCGAGCTGCAAAGGACCGATCCTTCATGTGATCCTGTCGTCCAGAGGATAATAAAGGGCTTTCTTCACTTCAAGACCCACAaatttga CAAGTACCCAGAATACTACCATGAACTTGCACAAGGACAGCATCCCAAG TTCCTGGTGTTCGCATGTTCTGATTCTCGAGTGAGCCCATCTAACATCCTGGACTTCCAGCCGGGGGAGGCCTTCATGGCCCGAAACATCGCTAACTTGGTCCCTGCATTTAACCAG CTAAGGTACTCTGGAGTTGGTGCAATCATTGAGTATGCTGTTGCTGAACTTAAG GTGGAGAACATCCTGGTCATCGGCCACAGTCGATGCGGTGGGATAAAGCAGCTCATGTCTCTTCCAGATGTTGGGCCACATCAGAA TGACTTCATAGATGACTGGGTCAAAATCGGTTTACCTGCCAAAGCCAAAGTGATGGAAGAATATGGAAATTTACCTTTCGAGGAGCAATGCAAGCATTGTGAAAAG GAGGCTGTGGATATGTCGCTCACGAACTTATTAAGTTATCCATACGTGCGAGACGGGGTGGCAAATGGAACTCTAGCACTGAGGGGAGGCTACTATGATTTTGTCGAGGGAAAGTTTTTGCTTTGGGAGGCTGACTTTGGCCTTGCAGTGCCTATAAGCATCAAATAA
- the LOC131146483 gene encoding carbonic anhydrase 2-like isoform X2 has translation MPKNSCEEAIEGLKRLLSEKESLEDVATEKIKKLIIELQRTDPSCDPVVQRIIKGFLHFKTHKFDKYPEYYHELAQGQHPKFLVFACSDSRVSPSNILDFQPGEAFMARNIANLVPAFNQLRYSGVGAIIEYAVAELKVENILVIGHSRCGGIKQLMSLPDVGPHQNDFIDDWVKIGLPAKAKVMEEYGNLPFEEQCKHCEKEAVDMSLTNLLSYPYVRDGVANGTLALRGGYYDFVEGKFLLWEADFGLAVPISIK, from the exons ATGCCTAAGAATTCATGTGAGGAGGCCATTGAAGGACTGAAGAGACTTCTCAG TGAGAAGGAAAGCTTGGAAGATGTAGCTACAgaaaaaatcaagaagctgataATCGAGCTGCAAAGGACCGATCCTTCATGTGATCCTGTCGTCCAGAGGATAATAAAGGGCTTTCTTCACTTCAAGACCCACAaatttga CAAGTACCCAGAATACTACCATGAACTTGCACAAGGACAGCATCCCAAG TTCCTGGTGTTCGCATGTTCTGATTCTCGAGTGAGCCCATCTAACATCCTGGACTTCCAGCCGGGGGAGGCCTTCATGGCCCGAAACATCGCTAACTTGGTCCCTGCATTTAACCAG CTAAGGTACTCTGGAGTTGGTGCAATCATTGAGTATGCTGTTGCTGAACTTAAG GTGGAGAACATCCTGGTCATCGGCCACAGTCGATGCGGTGGGATAAAGCAGCTCATGTCTCTTCCAGATGTTGGGCCACATCAGAA TGACTTCATAGATGACTGGGTCAAAATCGGTTTACCTGCCAAAGCCAAAGTGATGGAAGAATATGGAAATTTACCTTTCGAGGAGCAATGCAAGCATTGTGAAAAG GAGGCTGTGGATATGTCGCTCACGAACTTATTAAGTTATCCATACGTGCGAGACGGGGTGGCAAATGGAACTCTAGCACTGAGGGGAGGCTACTATGATTTTGTCGAGGGAAAGTTTTTGCTTTGGGAGGCTGACTTTGGCCTTGCAGTGCCTATAAGCATCAAATAA